A window of the Scleropages formosus chromosome 21, fSclFor1.1, whole genome shotgun sequence genome harbors these coding sequences:
- the mov10l1 gene encoding RNA helicase Mov10l1, translated as MIHAMHGIIAKLLSPLWRTAEDEADAQSYVPAEKEIRHVSGGVVTCLCQDYGLIDDAVCFTSEEVLGGYPLHVGDAVRAIAVRGGSHDGWRAIRVERMTATWDDDVKGPKPESSGPKPLVGTITSCGQDGGFINQTTFFSRQALCQGFVPMKGDWVQAQYFINPRNWSSQASSVSPLRYRRMDHVRVSSMCGSRGTVEDSVFFTLDSLLLPDQYRPQPGDLVSVVVLESCQSLYSWRALCMAPTQLSLNPVPDLIDMDLQALLENKGGLVVSYEAQCRALSLGDTCELLVWIENQSSETQRLQRCQLAGWDAEGQFTLGTFACTVPPPQAQVLQPAAIARLLYKGLHSPRNNSVTHTHLPSMMGFRGVSLLPALSENGISEADVVDGAAPDKETSVRVHHREVEISPGEKVSVTVGCRARNLGRCTELLLLHFPKFTIGRCLEVAVRSEEEGLLQANAPYSVAAPLSKRQETRVVTVLPGPSPARLSKRHLPNFLANYPVPKALRDSVEAQRDVLLAQPQLTEPLSLSSMRPRFSALLWLEELEDEKELQELRLSCVFLRKGATYLHLEVPGLAEGRPRLIIGDRVLLKKPQSGGIVVEYVGYVTEVYEEDVSLRVNSEFHSCYMGEPLDVEFTLNRLTMRRCHCALEQIRHFGENALFPTTLVLQAPQWSGKWGPDDGAGVDNMPDDSREEGTNGSGKDADILSLCVNMVSVATQTKTDESTRCKGVPAPGRFFNSLLNPAQREAVKRILAGECRPTPYILFGPPGTGKTITLVEAILQVYHRLPGSRVLVCTPSNSAADLICERLHDSGFLNAASLVRVNATCRPEESIPEVVRQYSQAGEDIRQALFHRIVVSTCSSAGMFYQIRICVGHFTHVFIDEAGQATEPEALIPLGLLSEKDGQIVLAGDPLQLGPVVKSRLAATYGLGMSLLERLMSRTLYSRGEQGYNPLLVTKLVYNYRSHEALLALPSRLFYAGELCVRAERAVVDCLCNWNRLPTKGFPVIFHGIRGVEMREGSSPSWFNPGEAVQVMLYCCQLAKRLYKPIAATDIGVITPYRKQVEKIRLLLHRVGLMDIRVGSVEEFQGQEALVVILSTVRSNEVAVNEDSQFVLGFLSNHRRFNVAVTRPKALLIVVGNPHVLVKDPCFSALLQYCYENGAFLGCDLPSSIRAARRVLLDEENLK; from the exons ATGATCCACGCCATGCATGGCATTATCGCCAAGCTCCTGTCCCCCCTGTGGAGGACGGCCGAGGATGAAGCGGACGCTCAGTCTTATGTGCCGG CTGAAAAGGAGATCCGTCACGTGTCCGGCGGCGTGGTGACGTGCCTGTGCCAGGACTACGGCCTGATTGACGATGCTGTGTGTTTCACCTCGGAGGAGGTCCTCGGCGGCTACCCTCTGCATGTCGGGGATGCTGTCAGAGCCATTGCCGTGCGAGGGGGCAGTCACGACGGCTGGAGGGCAATAAGG GTAGAGAGGATGACTGCTACTTGGGATGACGACGTCAAGGGCCCCAAGCCAGAGAGCAGTGGGCCGAAACCTCTCGTCGGCACCATTACATCGTGTGGTCAGGATGGTGGATTCATTAACCAGACCACGTTCTTCTCCCGTCAGGCTCTGTGCCAAG GTTTTGTACCCATGAAGGGAGACTGGGTCCAGGCCCAGTACTTCATCAACCCAAGAAACTGGAGCAGCCAGGCCTCCTCGGTCTCACCATTGCGGTACCGCCGGATGGACCAC GTGCGGGTGTCCAGCATGTGCGGCAGCAGAGGTACGGTTGAGGACAGCGTCTTCTTCACCTTGGATTCGCTGCTGCTGCCAGACCAGTACCGGCCTCAGCCGGGCGACCTggtcagtgtggtggtgctggagagTTGCCAGTCCTTGTACTCCTGGAGGGCGTTGTGCATGGCTCCCACACAGCTCAG CCTGAACCCGGTTCCGGACCTGATTGACATGGACCTGCAGGCTCTGCTGGAGAACAAGGGGGGGCTGGTAGTTAGTTACGAAGCCCAGTGTCGGGCTCTGTCTCTAGGAGACACTTGCGAGCTGCTGGTCTGGATTGA AAACCAGAGTTCAGAGACCCAGCGGCTTCAGCGCTGTCAGCTAGCAGGCTGGGATGCGGAGGGGCAGTTCACCTTGGGTACCTTCGCCTGTACAGTCCCACCACCTCAGGCACAAGTCCTTCAGCCAGCTGCCATCGCTCGCCTGCTCTATAAAGGGCTCCATTCTCCCAGAAATaacagtgtgacacacacacaccttcctagTATGATGGGCTTCCGTGGCGTTTCCCTGCTGCCTGCGCTTTCAGAGAATGGCATCTCTGAGGCGGATGTGGTTGATGGCGCTGCTCCTGATAAGGAGACCTCCGTAAGAGTTCACCATAGAGAGGTGGAGATCAGCCCTGGGGAAAAGGTGTCTGTTACAGTGGGGTGCAGAGCCAG GAACCTGGGCCGTTGcactgagctgctgcttctgcactTCCCCAAGTTCACCATTGGGAGATGCCTGGAGGTGGCGGTGCGCAGTGAGGAGGAGGGACTCCTGCAAGCCAACGCACCGTATAGCGTGGCCGCTCCTTTATCGAAGAGGCAGGAGACACGCGTGGTGACAGTGCTGCCTGGTCCATCACCTGCCCG GCTTTCGAAGAGACACTTGCCCAATTTCCTGGCAAACTACCCCGTGCCCAAGGCCCTGCGGGATTCTGTTGAGGCACAGAGAGATGTGCTGCTGGCACAGCCTCAGCTCACAGAG CCCCTGTCCCTGAGCTCCATGCGACCACGCTTCTCCGCCCTCCTCTGGCTGGAGGAACTGGAAGACgagaaggagctgcaggagctgagACTCAGCTGCGTCTTCCTCAGGAAAGGTGCAACATATCTGCACCTTGAAGTGCCCGGCTTAGCAGAGGGTCGGCCCAGGCTCATTATCG GTGACCGGGTTCTGCTGAAGAAGCCCCAGAGTGGCGGGATCGTGGTGGAGTACGTGGGCTACGTCACAGAG GTTTACGAGGAGGATGTGAGTCTGCGAGTGAACAGCGAGTTCCACAGCTGCTATATGGGGGAGCCTCTCGATGTGGAGTTTACCTTAAACAG GCTGACCATGCGCCGATGTCACTGCGCCCTGGAGCAGATCCGCCACTTTGGGGAAAACG CACTCTTCCCCACCACCCTGGTTCTGCAAGCCCCTCAGTGGAGCGGAAAGTGGGGTCCGGACGACGGCGCCGGTGTTGATAATATGCCAGACGATAGTCGGGAGGAAGGCACG AACGGTTCCGGGAAGGATGCGGATATCCTGAGTCTGTGTGTGAACATGGTGTCTGTAGCGACGCAAACGAAAACAG ACGAAAGCACGCGGTGCAAAGGGGTCCCTGCGCCGGGCCGCTTCTTTAACTCCCtgttgaatccagctcagcggGAGGCTGTGAAGCGAATTTTGGCAGGCGAATGCCGACCCACCCCTTACATCTTGTTTGGACCGCCCGGCACTGGCAAAACTATCACCCTCGTTGAGGCCATACTCCAG GTGTACCACCGCCTCCCAGGTAGCCGTGTGCTGGTCTGTACTCCCTCCAATAGCGCTGCCGACCTCATCTGCGAACGTCTCCATGACAGCGGCTTCTTGAACGCCGCTAGCCTGGTGCGGGTCAACGCCACCTGTAGGCCGGAGGAG tccatcccagagGTGGTGAGACAATACTCTCAGGCAGGGGAGGACATCCGACAGGCCTTGTTTCACAGGATCGTGGTCAGCACGTGCTCCAGTGCCGGAATGTTCTACCAGATTCGGATATG CGTGGGCCACTTCACGCACGTGTTTATAGATGAAGCCGGCCAGGCCACCGAGCCAGAGGCCCTTATCCCCCTGGGGCTGCTGTCTGAGAAGGATGGCCAG ATCGTGTTGGCCGGTGATCCCCTGCAGCTGGGCCCTGTGGTTAAGTCCCGGCTGGCGGCTACCTATGGGTTGGGCATGTCGCTGCTGGAGAGGCTCATGAGCCGCACTCTGTACTCACGGGGCGAGCAGGGCTACAACCCCCTACTG GTGACTAAGCTGGTGTATAACTACCGTTCTCACGAGGCGCTGCTGGCGCTACCATCACGGCTCTTCTACGCCGGGgagctgtgtgtgcgtgctgagCGTGCGGTAGTGGATTGCCTCTGCAACTGGAACCGCCTTCCCACCAAAGGCTTTCCTGTCATCTTCCATGGAATCCGG GGCGTTGAGATGAGAGAGGGCAGCAGCCCCTCCTGGTTTAACCCTGGGGAGGCAGTGCAGGTCATGCTCTACTGCTGTCAGTTAGCCAAGAGGCTATACAAACCCATCGCAGCCACAGACATTGGTGTGATCACCCCCTATAGAAAGCAG gtGGAGAAAATCCGGCTGCTGTTGCACAGGGTTGGCCTGATGGACATCAGGGTGGGCTCCGTGGAAGAATTCCAGGGCCAGGAGGCCCTTGTTGTCATCCTCTCCACG GTTCGCTCCAATGAGGTGGCTGTGAATGAGGACTCGCAGTTCGTTCTAGGCTTCCTGTCCAACCACAGGCGCTTCAATGTGGCCGTAACAAGGCCCAAAGCTTTGCTCATTGTTGTGGGAAACCCACATGTGCTCGTCAAG GACCCCTGCTTCAGTGCACTGCTCCAGTACTGCTATGAGAACGGGGCATTCCTGGGCTGCGATCTGCCCTCGTCCATCAGAGCCGCTCGcag GGTTCTGCTGGATGAGGAGAACTTAAAGTAG